The genomic region TTGAGATAAGGTTCCAGTTTCAGATGTTCCAGCGCAATCTGCGCTCCTTTCTCCGCCGATAAATGCGAAGGAATTAAATAAGGCTTAATCTCGGGCGCTATCTGGCAGGCCGCCAGCGCAGCGGAATAAGAGAGGAAACCATCTAACAGCACCGGCAAGCCGCAGGATGCGGCCCCCAACATCACGCCTGCCATTCCTACCAGGTCGAACCCTCCGACTTTCGCCAGCACATCAATACCGTCATGCGCATCTGGCTGGTTAGTGGCTATCGCGCGACGCACCACATCGATTTTATTACCCACACGCGAAAGCGGTAAATTAGCGCCGATCCCCACTACGTCATCAGGCTCGCTGCCGGTGAGAACGCTGACAATGGCCGCCGCAGGCGTGGTGTTCGCCATGCCTAACTCGCCGACGCCAAACAGCGTAACGCCGTCCTGCGCAAGTTCACGAGTATAGCGAATCACTTCAAGCAAAAGCTCTTCTGCCTGTGCGCGACTCATGGCCGGTCCCGTGGCAATATTCCCGCAGCCGCGAGCCACGCGCATGTTCACAACGCCGGGGATGGGTTCGGCATCAATCCCAACGTCAATCACATGCACTTTCGCTGCGGCCTGCGCCGCCAGCACGCAAACGCCCGTGGTGCCGCGCGTCATATTCGCGGCCTGAATTGCGGTCACAATCTTCGGCGAGATAGCAACCCCCTCATCCCAGACGCCATGATCGGCGCACATTACCAGAATCGCTTTCTTACCAACCTGCGGTGTGCCGTTCAATCCGGGCATTCCCGCTAACTGTATTGCCAGCGCTTCCAGCCGCCCCAGACTTCCCGGTGGCTTAAGTAGACCATCAATATGCTGCTGAGCTCGAGCCATCGCGCCACTGTCCGGCGGTGGAATTTCGCGGAGTAAAGCGGTTAACGTCTGCATAAGGGTTCTCTATAGGTTGGCTGACTCACAGCAGAGCCAGCAGGAATATCAACTCGCCAAGTTCAATCGCTGCCCCCAGCGTATCGCCGGTCTGCCCGCCAAGCGTGCGTTTTAACAACTGTCCGAGGATATAAATCGCAATCATTGTCACGACCATCGCCGCCACACCCTGCATGCCTGGCAGCAGCACTGCCGCAAAAATAACCGCCAGTCCGAGGGTAAAACAGGTTTGTGTTCCGGTCACATGACCGATAAAAACATTGCCCAGCCCCTCTTCACGGGCATAGCGATGCTGATACATCAGCAGAACGGCGGTTCCGCGTCCTACCGCACACGCTGCCGCCAGCGCCGCCAGCATCGGAGTACCTCGCAGCGCCAGTTCGCTCACCACCAACACTTTTGCCAGCAGCACGAATATCAGCGCCAGCCCACCGTGGGTTCCCAAACGGCTGTCGCGCATAATCTCGAGCATCCGCTCCCGGCTACGCGCCGAAAAAACACCGTCGCAGGTATCTGCCAGACCATCGAGATGAAAACCTCCGGTCATCAACGCCAGCGCTAAGACGCTGAATAACGCCGCCAGCGGAACACCGCTCCATGACTGAAAAATCAAAAAGACCAACCCGCTCAGTGCGCCAAGCAACAAGCCGATCAAGGGAAACATTACGATACCGCGGGAATAATGTTCGAACTCCAGCCCCTGCGACAAGCGGCCAGGAACGGGCAAACGGGTGATAAAAGCGAGCATCGCCCAGAACAATTTACTCATTTAATTTTGACTCCAATACCTGATACCACCAGCCAGACCTCATCCGCCGCCGCCGCCAGACGCTGATTCACGCGCCCGGCAATGTCCCGAAAATGGCGCGCCAGCCGGTTTTCCGGAACAATGCCCATGCCCACCTCGTTAGTCACCAGGACTACCGTCGCCGGGCATCGCTGACAGGCGGCAATCAACGAGATAATTTCCGCCTCAATCACCTTTTCCATTGCGGCGTAATCCCAACTCTCGGGGTCGCTATCTCCGCCGTAAGCAAACAGCAGGTTAGTAACCATCGTGGTGATACACTCCAGCAGAATGGCCTCATCCGTACCGTTCTCCGCCGTGATGAGCTCGTCAAGATGCTGCCAGCGCTCTGCGGTTCGCCAGTGCGCTGGACGACTATCTCGATGATGCTGAATTCGTGCCGCCATCTCTTCATCCCAGATTTGCGATGTCGCGATGTACAACACCTGAGGGCAGTCGGCAATCAGGGCTTCAGCGTGTCGGCTCTTACCGCTACGTGCGCCGCCGGTAACCAGAATCATCATACGGACTCCTGGTGCTGTTGCATGATGGTATAAATTTTCTCAATATCGATGTGTTTCCGCATCGCATCTGCCAGCAGGTCAAACTGCTGCGATTTATATTGCGCGTAATGGAACGTGGGATCCAGGGGAGAAAGGCCCTTACGTTGGCGCAGTCCGTTGACCAGCGCGCGGGTAAAATCATCGCTATCAAACAGACCATGCAGATAGGTGCCAAACGCCAGCCCGTCCGCCGTGACTGCGCCATCCGCCACGTAGTGACCGTTCTTATTTAATTGCACTACCGGCTGGCAGTAGTCTTGTAGCGTGGTTTCACCCATATGAATTTCGTAGCCGCGTACCGCCAGACCAGACGCTGCCGATAACCAACCGGGTAAAACGGGCGACATTGTCCCGTCGACCAGCGTTGTCGTTTTATGTTGGGCAAATTGCGTCGTGGTCGGCAGCAGGCCAAGTCCTGGCAGCGTGCCCAGCCCCGACTCCACGTCGTCGATCAGGGTTTCGCCCAGCATCTGGTAGCCACCGCAGATCCCCACCACCGGTACATGTTGTCGGTGCGCCTGCATTACCGCGTGGGCCATACCGCTTTCACGCAGCCAGACCAGATCGCCCAGCGTATTTTTGCTGCCAGGCAGGATCACCAGGTCAACGCCGCTCAGTTCTTCCGGCTGACGCACATAGCACACGCGCACATCCGGCTGCGCGGCCAGCGCATTAAAATCGGTGAAGTTCGAAATATGCGGAACCTGCACCACCGCAATGTTGATATCGCGCTTCCCGGTGCGCAAATACTTCCCTTTTTGCAAGGCCACACCGTCTTCATCTTCGAGATCGATATCCAGCCACGGCATCACGCCCAGTACGGGAACACCGGTCAGGTTTTCAATCTGCTCAATACCGGAATAGAGCAGCGCCACGTCGCCACGAAACTTATTGATGATGACGCCTTTCACCCGCGCGCGTTCATGCTCATGCAACAAGGCTAATGTTCCGTAGATGGAGGCAAACACCCCGCC from Citrobacter sp. RHB25-C09 harbors:
- the cobT gene encoding nicotinate-nucleotide--dimethylbenzimidazole phosphoribosyltransferase, producing MQTLTALLREIPPPDSGAMARAQQHIDGLLKPPGSLGRLEALAIQLAGMPGLNGTPQVGKKAILVMCADHGVWDEGVAISPKIVTAIQAANMTRGTTGVCVLAAQAAAKVHVIDVGIDAEPIPGVVNMRVARGCGNIATGPAMSRAQAEELLLEVIRYTRELAQDGVTLFGVGELGMANTTPAAAIVSVLTGSEPDDVVGIGANLPLSRVGNKIDVVRRAIATNQPDAHDGIDVLAKVGGFDLVGMAGVMLGAASCGLPVLLDGFLSYSAALAACQIAPEIKPYLIPSHLSAEKGAQIALEHLKLEPYLNMGMRLGEGSGAALAMPVVEAACAMYHNMGQLAASNIVLPEGK
- the cobS gene encoding adenosylcobinamide-GDP ribazoletransferase, with the translated sequence MSKLFWAMLAFITRLPVPGRLSQGLEFEHYSRGIVMFPLIGLLLGALSGLVFLIFQSWSGVPLAALFSVLALALMTGGFHLDGLADTCDGVFSARSRERMLEIMRDSRLGTHGGLALIFVLLAKVLVVSELALRGTPMLAALAAACAVGRGTAVLLMYQHRYAREEGLGNVFIGHVTGTQTCFTLGLAVIFAAVLLPGMQGVAAMVVTMIAIYILGQLLKRTLGGQTGDTLGAAIELGELIFLLALL
- the cobU gene encoding bifunctional adenosylcobinamide kinase/adenosylcobinamide-phosphate guanylyltransferase encodes the protein MMILVTGGARSGKSRHAEALIADCPQVLYIATSQIWDEEMAARIQHHRDSRPAHWRTAERWQHLDELITAENGTDEAILLECITTMVTNLLFAYGGDSDPESWDYAAMEKVIEAEIISLIAACQRCPATVVLVTNEVGMGIVPENRLARHFRDIAGRVNQRLAAAADEVWLVVSGIGVKIK
- a CDS encoding cobyric acid synthase; translated protein: MTQAIMLQGTASDVGKSVLVAGLCRIFYQDGRRTAPFKSQNMALNSGITPDGKEMGRAQIFQAEAAGIVPDVRMNPVLLKPTSDRKAQIVLMGQVATDMDAVSYHAYKPQLREQILSVYKSLAQEFEVLVLEGAGSPAEINLRDRDIVNMGMAEMAQCPVILVADIDRGGVFASIYGTLALLHEHERARVKGVIINKFRGDVALLYSGIEQIENLTGVPVLGVMPWLDIDLEDEDGVALQKGKYLRTGKRDINIAVVQVPHISNFTDFNALAAQPDVRVCYVRQPEELSGVDLVILPGSKNTLGDLVWLRESGMAHAVMQAHRQHVPVVGICGGYQMLGETLIDDVESGLGTLPGLGLLPTTTQFAQHKTTTLVDGTMSPVLPGWLSAASGLAVRGYEIHMGETTLQDYCQPVVQLNKNGHYVADGAVTADGLAFGTYLHGLFDSDDFTRALVNGLRQRKGLSPLDPTFHYAQYKSQQFDLLADAMRKHIDIEKIYTIMQQHQESV